Proteins from one Gimesia maris genomic window:
- a CDS encoding ThiF family adenylyltransferase, protein MNLVTDRFVRQSELVPREKLKPLTVTVTVIGVGAIGRQVALQLAALGVRRLQLIDFDLIEPTNITTQGYLAADLGRHKVEATACTVRAIDDSLEVELVIDRFRPGLVTGEVVFVCVDSISSRAAIWRSLQHQCAFWCDGRMRGEVLRILTAVDSKSRDHYDTTLFTQAEAQTGACTSRSTIYTASIAAGLMLHQFTRWLRSICTERDLTLNLLAGETTAN, encoded by the coding sequence ATGAATCTTGTAACTGATCGTTTTGTCCGCCAATCAGAACTGGTGCCCAGAGAAAAACTCAAACCATTGACTGTCACTGTCACGGTCATTGGTGTGGGTGCCATCGGACGGCAGGTAGCCCTGCAGCTGGCGGCGCTGGGAGTACGGCGGCTGCAGTTGATTGATTTCGATCTGATTGAGCCGACTAACATCACGACCCAGGGATACCTGGCAGCAGATCTGGGACGTCATAAGGTTGAGGCAACGGCGTGTACCGTACGGGCCATCGACGATAGCCTGGAAGTGGAACTGGTAATCGATCGCTTCCGGCCCGGGCTGGTAACAGGGGAAGTGGTATTTGTCTGTGTGGATTCGATCAGCAGTCGGGCCGCCATCTGGCGATCGCTACAGCATCAGTGTGCGTTCTGGTGTGATGGCCGGATGCGGGGAGAGGTACTGCGAATCCTCACGGCCGTTGATTCGAAATCGCGGGACCACTATGACACGACACTGTTCACCCAAGCGGAAGCACAAACCGGTGCCTGCACTTCCCGTAGTACCATTTACACGGCCAGTATCGCAGCCGGATTGATGCTGCATCAGTTCACGCGTTGGCTGCGCAGTATTTGCACAGAGCGTGATCTGACCCTGAACCTATTGGCAGGCGAGACTACAGCAAACTGA
- a CDS encoding AAA family ATPase, whose protein sequence is MKFADLDCEHEWLIEGILVKGQAGVIGGPAKCLKTGFIIDMAISLGSETPFLGKFHVPTACRVAVMSGESGKSSIQDTANRIAETKGLSLRNISGVYWGFTLPILSDEKDLEMLGECLRWKKIQVVFIDPLYLCLCGGGKAVSPTNLYQVGPILKRLTETCLKAGATPVLVHHTTKAAAKPSENASVSLYDLAFSGVGEFFRQWVLLNKREEFTHCDGFHQLGMSVGGSAGHSGKWNIDVREGVLDNDFRGRKWDVSVWNGPAHGEEEPENMSGGNLTASSILSE, encoded by the coding sequence GTGAAGTTTGCAGACTTAGATTGTGAACATGAATGGTTGATCGAAGGAATACTTGTCAAGGGACAAGCCGGAGTCATTGGTGGACCGGCAAAGTGTCTCAAAACTGGATTTATAATTGACATGGCTATCAGCCTCGGATCGGAAACGCCGTTCCTGGGAAAATTCCATGTTCCAACAGCTTGCCGAGTAGCTGTCATGTCCGGTGAAAGCGGGAAATCTTCCATTCAGGATACTGCGAATCGTATCGCGGAAACCAAAGGTCTGAGTCTTCGAAACATATCTGGAGTATACTGGGGATTCACCTTACCGATTTTATCTGATGAGAAAGACCTGGAAATGTTAGGAGAGTGCCTCAGGTGGAAGAAGATACAAGTGGTCTTTATCGATCCCTTGTATTTATGCCTCTGTGGTGGAGGGAAAGCAGTTTCACCAACAAACCTGTACCAGGTGGGCCCTATTCTCAAACGGTTGACTGAAACCTGTCTGAAAGCGGGGGCTACTCCGGTACTCGTGCATCACACTACCAAAGCGGCTGCAAAACCTTCTGAAAACGCATCTGTCAGTCTGTACGATCTGGCATTTTCTGGTGTCGGTGAGTTTTTCCGTCAGTGGGTTCTGCTTAATAAAAGAGAAGAGTTTACGCACTGCGACGGTTTCCATCAGCTTGGGATGTCAGTCGGTGGGAGCGCGGGCCACTCAGGGAAGTGGAATATCGACGTGAGAGAAGGGGTATTGGATAATGACTTCCGGGGAAGGAAGTGGGACGTCAGTGTATGGAATGGTCCAGCTCATGGTGAGGAAGAACCTGAAAATATGTCTGGGGGAAATTTGACGGCTTCCAGTATTTTGTCCGAATAG
- a CDS encoding DNA-directed RNA polymerase subunit alpha C-terminal domain-containing protein has protein sequence MTESDRRLKNSRETALANSGMSVRTVNYLKEHKVHTIGDLVKLKQEDLLSIPNFGEQTLQECIDLFDRLKVPNPGWEIVTKKNNKKTKS, from the coding sequence ATCACCGAATCTGATCGGCGACTGAAAAATAGCCGGGAAACAGCGCTGGCTAACTCCGGTATGAGTGTGCGCACAGTGAACTATCTGAAAGAGCATAAGGTGCATACGATCGGGGATCTGGTAAAGTTGAAACAGGAAGACTTGTTATCGATACCAAATTTCGGAGAACAAACTTTACAGGAGTGTATTGATTTATTCGATCGCCTGAAAGTACCGAATCCCGGTTGGGAGATCGTGACGAAGAAGAATAATAAAAAAACCAAATCCTGA